The genomic region AATTTTACCCCGAATTTAATGTTGCAAAAATTACTAAGTAACATACAGGAATTATAATTATCTTTACTATTATTTGTATGGTTCATTTTAATTTATTTTGTTTGCAACTAAAAATTCTTAGCACAAATCACGCACACAATTCTAAAATTTGTTTTGTAACAGAATTTATTGAATGCCATAGCAATAGCCATTTACTCGACCAGATTTAAAGAATTTCAATAAAATGGCATCTTTATTTACAATAATTTTTTAAGTTCCGATAGGAACTGTAGTATGGTAATTTTTACAATATAGCAAAATGTAGTCCTGTAGGACGACAGAAATTAATAAAACTATAACAAAAACCTATACACAATTAAATATATAGGCAGGAAGATCTGTCGCTGCTTCGCAGCTATTTTTGGCATATTACATTATGCTATCATACTATCATCGTTACACGATTTTTTTTAATGGTATCCAGCACCTCAAAATATAATATAGCCTAAATCTGTAGGATTTTTAAAATTCTAACAGATTTATTGTACATAGAAACAAAAGATATTATCTTTATTTTTTATATATGCAATCAATTAACAAATATCTTTTATTATCAATAATTATTGTAATTATCCTTTTTACAACAAAATGTTTTTTTTACTCTGAAAAAATCACTGAGGATTATTCGTTCATTGTAAAAAAAGGGAAATTTCAGGTTCTTGTAAAAACTACAGGCGAACTTCAGGCAGAAAACTATACAAAAATAGAGGCTCCTCGTGGCTTACAAAAAATTCGTTTATATAATATTAAAATAATTGATATTGTCCCCGAAGGCACTATTGTTGATTCTGGTGATTATGTAGCATCATTAGATATATCAGAAATTAATTCCAAATTAAATGATGTTGAAACAGAATTATTAAAATTTGAAAGTTCTTATAAACAATCAAAAATTGATACTGCGATAAGTCTGGGGAATTTTCGTATAGAGTTAATAGACCTGAAAACAGAAATGGAAGAAAAACAACTTGAGTTAAAACAATCAGAATATGAAACACCTGCTACTCAACGAAGTTTAGAAATAAATTATGAAAAATTGAAAAGAAAATACGAAAGAGAATTAATAAATTTTATACTAAGAACAGAACAAGAAAACACTAAAGTTCAAAATGCTTATACACAATTGCAAAAACAGAAAAAAAGTAAAGATGAAATAATAAAAATAAAAGACAAATTCATTATTAATGCTCCCGGACAGGGAATGGTTATTTACAAAAGAAAAAGAGATGGCAGTAAAATAAAAGTTGAATCAACTATTGGCCCATGGAACCCAGTTGTTGCTTTATTACCTGATTTAACCAAAATGGTATGCAGAACATATATTAATGAAATTGACATTAGCAAAGTAAAACTCGAACAAAAAGTAATAATTAACGTAGATGCATTTCCCGAAAAAAAATATAAAGGAGTAGTATCAGATATTGCAAATATAGGAGAAACTGTTAACGGCTCGTCAATAAAAAGCTTTGAAGTATTAATAAAACTGAACAAAGTAGATTCATTATTAAAACCTGCAATGACAACAAGTAATACAATTATTTCAAAAGAAATAAATAATGCAATATTTATCCCTATTGATGCCATATTTTATCATGATAATATTAAATATGTTTATAAAAAAGACAAAAATTCAATTATAAAAACAAAAATTAAAACAGGAATAGCAAATGAAGACTTTATTATTGTTAAAAAAGGAATAAAAGAAAGTGATGAAATACTGTTATATGAACCTGATATTAATTAGTGTTTGTTTATAATGTCCGTTTTCTTCGTTACGCTTGTCAAAAAAATGCTCAATTACATCAGTAAACTCCGCTTTTTTTTGACTACACAAGCCTCGAAAACGAAAATTCTGAACTAAACACTGACTTTATGGACGGACACTATCTTAAAATGCTTTAAACTTTCCAAGTTTTTGAAACTTGTAATTTATTATCAATAAAAATAAATGACAAAATTTGACCGTATATTCTGGAGCTTTGAAGCCTCATACGAATCAATAAAATCAAATAAATTTCGGAGTTTTCTTACAACTCTTGGGGTTATATTTGGTGTTGCATCTGTAATTACAATGATGGCTGTTGGAAAAGGCACTCAAAAAGAAATATTAAATCAAATTGAAGTAATTGGTGCTAAAAATATTATAATTGAATCAATACAAAAAGACTTAATACCTGATAATAATCAAGAAAATCTCTCTGATATTTCAAACAAGTTAAATTTGTTTGACATTGCCTCGTTTAAAAATATTATCAATACAATTTCTTTCATAAGTCCATATTCTTGTAATTCCTCTGATATTATTTATAAAGGCAGGAATACAAAAGGAATAATTGCAGGAGTAAACAGTGATTATTTTAAGATTTTTAATCTTTCAATAAATGGAAAATATTTTAGCAACAAACATTTATTAATGGCTAATTCAGTTTGTTTAATTACTCTTGAATTGAAAAAAAAATTATTTTATGACATAAATCCTTTTGGACAGTATATTAAAGTAAATAATATCTGGTACAAAATTATAGGAATTGTTGATAATTCAAATATTAAACAAATAAGCGATATAAATATTGATTTTTTAAAAAATCAAAATACAATTTATATTCCTATAAAAACATATAAATTGAGAAACAATAAAAATATAAGCAATAAAATTTCTGATAAATCAAAAAACTCTTCATATAAGTCGGAAAAACAATTGTTTCTTAGTAAGAATCAGGTAGATAAAATATTTATTCAAGTAAAAGAAATTAAAGACCTTTACTTTACAGGTAAATTAGTTAGCAAAATAATTAGCAGAAAATATAAAAACAATAGTTTTAATATTATAATTCCACTACAAATATTAAAACAACATAAAAAAACAAAAAGGCTTTTCAGTATTGTACTTGGAGTAATTGCAGGAATCTCATTGCTTGTCGGAGGAATTGGTATAATGAACATTATGTTGGCATCGGTATATGAACGGATAAAGGAAATAGGTATAAGAATGGCTGTAGGAGCGAGTAAAATTGATATTATATCACAATTTGTTCTTGAAGCAACTTTAATTTGTTCAATAGGTGGAATTGTTGGAATAATTCTTGGTATTATTATGGCAAAAACTGTTACTTATTTTACAGGAATTACAACTATAATTACTCTTTCTTCAATAATAATTTCCTTCTCAATTTCGATTTTTGTCGGTATTTTCTTTGGGTATTCACCTGCAAAAAGAGCTGCAAAACAAAATCCTGTTTTTTCGTTACGACATGAATAAAAAAAATCAATATTATAAAATGCTTATTAAAAAAACTTTAATAACAGGTTTGATAATTATCTGTGCTATCAATATGTTTTGTCAGGAAAACACTGTAATACTTACACTTGATAACTCTATCGAAACAGCAACACAACAGTCACCCGAATTTTATATAATTAAACATCAATATTTATCTAAATACTGGAAATACAAATCTTTTAAATCAAGGTTGTTACCATTTATTGATTTTCAAACAACACTTGCTGATATGAACAGATCAATATCAAAAATAACAATGCCTGATGGTAGTGATGCGTTCATAAACAGGCGTTTAAATAATTCATCATATAATATTTCAATTAACCAGCAGGTTTTTACAGGAGGACAGTTTTTTATTAGTTCAGGCTTACAAAGAATTGACATATTGGGCGACAGTGTTGTTACAAGTT from Bacteroidales bacterium harbors:
- a CDS encoding ABC transporter permease, translated to MTKFDRIFWSFEASYESIKSNKFRSFLTTLGVIFGVASVITMMAVGKGTQKEILNQIEVIGAKNIIIESIQKDLIPDNNQENLSDISNKLNLFDIASFKNIINTISFISPYSCNSSDIIYKGRNTKGIIAGVNSDYFKIFNLSINGKYFSNKHLLMANSVCLITLELKKKLFYDINPFGQYIKVNNIWYKIIGIVDNSNIKQISDINIDFLKNQNTIYIPIKTYKLRNNKNISNKISDKSKNSSYKSEKQLFLSKNQVDKIFIQVKEIKDLYFTGKLVSKIISRKYKNNSFNIIIPLQILKQHKKTKRLFSIVLGVIAGISLLVGGIGIMNIMLASVYERIKEIGIRMAVGASKIDIISQFVLEATLICSIGGIVGIILGIIMAKTVTYFTGITTIITLSSIIISFSISIFVGIFFGYSPAKRAAKQNPVFSLRHE
- a CDS encoding efflux RND transporter periplasmic adaptor subunit; its protein translation is MQSINKYLLLSIIIVIILFTTKCFFYSEKITEDYSFIVKKGKFQVLVKTTGELQAENYTKIEAPRGLQKIRLYNIKIIDIVPEGTIVDSGDYVASLDISEINSKLNDVETELLKFESSYKQSKIDTAISLGNFRIELIDLKTEMEEKQLELKQSEYETPATQRSLEINYEKLKRKYERELINFILRTEQENTKVQNAYTQLQKQKKSKDEIIKIKDKFIINAPGQGMVIYKRKRDGSKIKVESTIGPWNPVVALLPDLTKMVCRTYINEIDISKVKLEQKVIINVDAFPEKKYKGVVSDIANIGETVNGSSIKSFEVLIKLNKVDSLLKPAMTTSNTIISKEINNAIFIPIDAIFYHDNIKYVYKKDKNSIIKTKIKTGIANEDFIIVKKGIKESDEILLYEPDIN